One window of Klebsiella quasivariicola genomic DNA carries:
- the yeiP gene encoding elongation factor P-like protein YeiP: MPRANEIKKGMVLNYNGKLLIVKNIDIQSPSARGAATLYKMRFSDVRTGLKVEERFKGDDIVDTVTLTRRFVDFSYVDGNEYVFMDKEDYTPYTFTKEQIEEELQFIPEGGMPDMQVLTWDGQLLALELPQTVDLEIIETAPGIKGASASSRTKPATMSTGLVIQVPEYLTTGEKIRIHIEECRYMGRAD, from the coding sequence ATGCCAAGAGCGAATGAAATTAAAAAAGGTATGGTGCTGAATTACAACGGCAAGCTGCTGATTGTGAAAAATATTGATATTCAGTCACCCAGCGCCCGTGGTGCTGCGACACTGTATAAAATGCGCTTCTCCGACGTGCGCACCGGCCTGAAAGTGGAAGAACGCTTCAAAGGCGACGATATCGTCGATACCGTGACCCTGACCCGCCGTTTCGTTGATTTCTCCTACGTCGATGGCAACGAATACGTGTTCATGGATAAAGAAGACTATACCCCTTACACCTTTACCAAAGAGCAGATCGAAGAAGAGCTGCAGTTTATTCCGGAAGGTGGAATGCCGGACATGCAGGTGCTGACCTGGGACGGCCAGCTGCTGGCGCTGGAGCTGCCGCAGACTGTTGATCTGGAAATTATCGAAACCGCACCGGGTATTAAAGGCGCGTCCGCCAGCTCCCGCACCAAGCCAGCCACCATGAGCACCGGCCTGGTGATTCAGGTGCCGGAATACCTGACTACCGGTGAGAAAATCCGCATTCATATCGAAGAGTGCCGCTATATGGGCCGTGCGGATTAA
- a CDS encoding YkgJ family cysteine cluster protein, with translation MECRTDCGACCIAPSISSPIPGMPQGKPANTRCIQLSEHNLCLIFGSPLRPKVCASLQPSPEMCFTHRDEAITWLLDLELATAP, from the coding sequence GTGGAATGTCGTACTGATTGTGGCGCATGTTGCATCGCCCCCTCTATATCATCGCCGATCCCCGGCATGCCGCAGGGGAAGCCGGCTAATACCCGCTGTATCCAGCTCTCCGAGCACAACTTATGCCTGATTTTTGGCTCTCCTTTGCGCCCGAAAGTGTGCGCCAGCCTGCAGCCCTCACCGGAGATGTGCTTCACCCACCGCGATGAAGCCATTACCTGGCTGCTGGATCTTGAGCTGGCCACCGCGCCCTGA
- a CDS encoding LysR family transcriptional regulator, producing MLKDFKMDELRIISTIAETASVSRAAQRLNMPQSNVSRTLTSVERKVGLAIFLRTAKELVRTEFGEQFIHASRAVLEQHEQLINLADRYKNTLQGAVTLGAPIGIHQFLGRYILPALRKTLPQLQINLVTRNPSEREQKYGAIFNSDCDLLISPFKPQNENLIARPFTRFRTGVFASPDYLAQHPLAEPEALVDHECITLRMLGGSDNIWTFKSKSGEPLDLSVRGGFVCDNTLPAVELAKLGMGIVYAPYYSLATELAAGQLVPCLKKERCIDLQAWLIYQRRDILPLRVQALLDGLSAHIKNLSHLLL from the coding sequence ATGTTGAAAGACTTCAAAATGGATGAACTCAGAATCATCAGCACCATCGCCGAAACCGCCAGCGTGAGCCGGGCCGCTCAGCGCCTGAATATGCCCCAGTCTAACGTCTCACGAACGCTGACCAGCGTGGAGCGGAAAGTCGGGCTGGCTATTTTCCTGCGCACCGCTAAAGAACTGGTGCGCACCGAGTTTGGCGAACAGTTTATTCACGCCAGCCGCGCCGTTCTTGAGCAGCACGAGCAGCTTATCAACCTTGCCGACCGTTATAAGAACACGCTGCAGGGCGCAGTCACCCTCGGGGCCCCTATCGGCATCCATCAATTTCTTGGGCGATATATTTTGCCAGCGTTGAGAAAAACCCTTCCGCAGTTGCAGATCAATCTGGTCACCCGCAACCCCAGCGAGCGGGAACAGAAATACGGCGCGATCTTCAATAGCGACTGCGATCTGCTGATTAGCCCTTTTAAGCCGCAAAATGAAAATCTTATCGCCCGTCCCTTTACCCGCTTTCGTACCGGCGTCTTTGCCTCACCAGACTACCTGGCGCAACATCCTCTCGCCGAGCCAGAGGCGCTGGTGGATCATGAGTGCATTACTCTGCGGATGCTGGGCGGCAGCGACAATATCTGGACGTTCAAAAGTAAAAGCGGCGAGCCGCTCGACCTCAGCGTTAGAGGGGGATTTGTGTGCGATAACACGCTGCCGGCGGTGGAGCTGGCGAAGCTGGGGATGGGGATCGTGTATGCGCCCTATTATTCACTCGCTACCGAGCTGGCAGCAGGGCAGCTGGTTCCCTGTCTGAAAAAAGAGCGCTGTATCGACCTGCAGGCCTGGCTAATCTACCAGCGGCGGGACATTCTTCCGTTACGCGTGCAGGCGCTGCTCGACGGCCTCAGCGCCCATATTAAAAATCTGTCTCACCTGCTGCTTTAA
- a CDS encoding DUF3302 domain-containing protein: MLLNYFALFVLILVFLILFYGVIIIHDIPYHIAQKRQHPHQDAIHVAGWISLFTLHAIWPFLWIWATLYRPDRGWGMASQTEGQQQRVALEQRIALLEAALKNSQQASAGNNEK; this comes from the coding sequence ATGCTGCTTAATTATTTTGCTTTGTTTGTATTAATACTGGTTTTTCTTATATTATTTTATGGAGTGATTATTATCCACGATATTCCCTATCACATCGCGCAAAAACGGCAGCATCCTCATCAGGACGCGATTCATGTGGCGGGCTGGATAAGCCTGTTTACCCTGCATGCTATCTGGCCTTTTTTGTGGATTTGGGCCACGCTGTACCGCCCCGACCGTGGTTGGGGAATGGCGTCGCAGACCGAGGGCCAGCAGCAGCGAGTAGCGCTTGAACAACGTATTGCGTTACTTGAAGCGGCATTAAAAAACAGCCAGCAAGCGTCAGCGGGGAATAACGAGAAATAA
- a CDS encoding HlyD family secretion protein, translating into MDLLIILCYVAIAWGVFKIFRIPVNKWTIPTAILGGIVVVGALILTMNYNHPYTMRAQKIVVSVPMVPQVSGEVVEVTSKTNVLLKKGELLFRIDDTRYRARLNKLKADLAAEEATLRAKQATIDDASARVQQAQAEYDRVTRDYQRYAQGAAMPVNPFSEQDVTHARQQVQIQTAVLQAAKAQLQNAREQVSGRYHGLDANIASLKSQILEAEYNLAQTVVRAPSDGYVTQLLARPGMTAVRLPFKPVLVFIPQQKRQVVAVFRQNSVLRLTAGDSAEVVFNGLPGSVYSGKVSRVLPTVPDGSYQASGALQGLNAGAGKEGIYVLIDLDPHPEVEHLPDGVSAQAAVYTDYFAHVSIMRKVLLRMTSWLHYLYLDH; encoded by the coding sequence ATGGATCTGTTAATTATCCTTTGCTATGTCGCTATCGCCTGGGGCGTTTTTAAGATATTTCGTATTCCGGTAAATAAATGGACGATCCCCACGGCTATATTAGGCGGGATTGTGGTCGTAGGCGCGTTAATATTAACAATGAACTATAACCACCCCTATACGATGCGGGCGCAAAAAATTGTGGTTTCTGTTCCGATGGTGCCGCAGGTCTCAGGCGAGGTGGTGGAGGTCACCAGTAAAACCAACGTGTTATTAAAGAAGGGCGAACTGCTGTTCCGCATCGATGACACCCGTTATCGCGCGCGGCTGAACAAGCTGAAAGCCGATCTGGCGGCCGAGGAGGCGACGCTGCGGGCGAAGCAGGCAACCATTGACGATGCCAGCGCCCGAGTTCAGCAGGCGCAAGCGGAGTACGATCGCGTTACCCGCGATTATCAGCGTTATGCCCAGGGGGCGGCTATGCCGGTCAATCCTTTCTCGGAACAGGATGTGACTCACGCGAGGCAGCAGGTGCAGATCCAGACGGCGGTATTGCAGGCGGCGAAAGCGCAGTTACAAAACGCCAGAGAGCAGGTGTCGGGCCGCTATCACGGGCTGGATGCCAACATTGCCAGTCTGAAATCACAGATCCTTGAGGCGGAGTATAATCTGGCGCAAACCGTGGTTCGTGCGCCGAGCGACGGCTATGTCACACAGCTACTGGCGCGACCGGGGATGACCGCAGTGCGTCTGCCCTTCAAGCCGGTGCTGGTGTTCATCCCCCAGCAAAAGCGCCAGGTGGTCGCGGTATTTCGCCAGAACTCGGTCCTGCGACTGACGGCCGGGGACAGCGCGGAAGTTGTCTTTAACGGTCTGCCGGGCAGCGTCTACAGCGGGAAGGTTTCGCGGGTGCTGCCGACCGTTCCGGACGGTAGCTATCAGGCCAGCGGTGCATTGCAGGGGCTGAACGCCGGGGCAGGGAAAGAGGGTATCTATGTGCTGATTGATCTTGATCCGCACCCGGAAGTGGAACATTTACCGGACGGGGTTAGCGCGCAGGCGGCGGTCTATACCGATTATTTTGCCCATGTGTCGATTATGCGCAAAGTCCTGCTGCGAATGACCAGCTGGCTGCATTACCTCTATCTGGATCATTAA